Sequence from the Ooceraea biroi isolate clonal line C1 chromosome 5, Obir_v5.4, whole genome shotgun sequence genome:
AATGGATAAATAATCTTCTGTGAATCAATGCCATTAACAGCGAggcaattgaaaaatatgtgtGAAATATTATGTAACCTTCAGTGTTCTCATATATACATCCAGCTCATCCTCAGACTCGCTTTCATTCTGCTCGTTACAAGGAAGAACGGTTTCAGGTTCTTCAGAATCGAAGTACTTCTCTTCCTCGTCTCGATTTCTCAATTCCACGTTATCATAAGTCTCATTGTCGTCCACAGTGCTGGaaaacaaataaagaaaatgtataaacGGTTACAATTAAATGCCTGAAAAAcgttttagaatttttatctCGTTATGCAATCCAGATATTTAAAGTAACAGTCCACTTATCATGCATcttctataattattattaaaacaacatGCACACATGTAGACATCTTAAATTTTAGTTCACTGTAAAAGACATTTAATGCAAACGTGTTAATATCAGTATTAATTTACgcttttcatgaaatatttccaCATGTACACGTGAGAGACGCATAACTCGCATGAACCGGACTTCCATATAGTACTTTACAACATTGATTAGCACAATAAATATACCTATAATCGAAATCTCTATCTTTACCATCCAGGAAACTCTGATACATGTTCGTAACGAATTCTTGCCTAAATAACTGTATCTCTTGGCTCGAAATCATTTGCTGCACCTTACTACTCTGTATTTTCTTATCCTTACAACGAGAGGATTCATCTAAAGTCCCCCAGTGTTCATGAACCTGTTTATCAGAGTTCGTTGTGTCGGACGCAACATTGTCTCTGCTATCATTAGCATCACCACAATCGTCATTCTCATCATCATCCTCATCCGAGTCATTTTCCTCCAGAGcttcgtcctcctccttctgctGAGATTTCAGCCGCTTCTCCAGCGTGTCCCTCTCGACAGTCTCCATAAGTATGTCCACGTAATTCGCGTTGCGTGTGTCGATGCTGTCCCTGGCCTTCTTCTCCTCGTCCGTCAGGTACTGGCCCACCAGGTGCTCGTACAGCAACGGGTTCCTCTTCATCATCTCGCACTCGCTGAAGTACTCGCCCTTCTCGATCAGCCGCTTCAGCGCCTCGTACCTCCTGTTCCTGACGTCGATGCGGCGCGTGGAGTTGTTGAAGTACCGCCGCAGCCGGTTCACGTGGTAGACCGTCTCGTAATCCTCGCTCCCGCCGAAGTGCTCGAGGTGCTCGGCTTTCAGGTGATGCCCGAACTTGGCCAGGAACGAGCACCGGCTCTTGCCCAGCAGCTTCCCGGCTATGGTGCGCTTCTCCTCGAACGTCAGCTCGGGCTCTCCTTTCTGCTGGCTCTTGAAGATCGCCTGGCTGCCAGCCACGTGATCCAGCAGCTCCTTCACGAGGTCATCGTGCATCATCTTCGACGTGGAAATGTCCAGGGCGCGCTCTTCCCTGCCATTCTCGTTCTCGTCACGCGGGGCGGCTTTCGCCTCCAGGATCATGTTCTCCTTCGTGGCACGAGGCTCCTCCGCCTCGCTCATCAGGAAGTGGATTCAAACGCAGGAAACTGCACGAACCGGACGCAAACGGACGGTTCGCGCGGTATTAGACACACTCGTGTCCCACGCCTCGCTCGGTACAATCTTGGACTTAACCTATACGGTACGGCAAGGGACGCACTTTTTTGTTCACGTTATCGCCCGCGTTCATTGTTCGgcgcaatattattatgccaGCAGCGTCATTTAGGCGTTGTTACCGGCGATAAAGGAGATAAACGTGAGATAAAGCAGCGCGGCTCTTTGTCGGCGCGCACGACGTCGAGACGCAAAAATTCGGCTGGCGATCAGCTgttgcgcgcgatcgcgtcaGTCTGCCATGCGTCATTGCAAAGGGAAATCTAACCTGTGAGCACGCTCGCCGAGATGACAGTGCGACGGCAAAATGTAACGCGCACGAGAGGAGGTCGGAATAAATAGCGTGCAGTGCTCATTAAATACCGTGTGCCTCGATACTTATGGAAATTAGCTGATCAGCAGGTACGTCTCGGCGCGCGATCCCTCCAATTTGCGTTGTTTGCTTAGCATCACATTAAGCCCCCTTATCTGTCTATAATTGATTATCAATCAGCTAATCAACTCGTGATATCGTTTCGCAGCTCCCGATGGTGGTTtcgataattttcttatttaaaggCTCcgatttgtttaataattaatttacgcgGCTGCATTGTTGAGAATGTGCGCGCGTAAAGACGTGACGTGAGAGAATCTGAAAACTGTGTAATAATCTGgtgattaaagaaaataataagtcATGCTTTATCACGTGTATTATCCACTTTGTTCACACGGCGTTTGTTTTCTTCGATCCACTTTGCGAAGATCCTTCGaattcatgaaaatatatcATGTAACAAAAAATGTATTGTTGCTATATTCTAATCAggcattatttatatgttcGACGCGATTGCTTCGCGTTGCTCCAACGGTATTTGTTTAACCTATCGAAGGCAGAGTTCCTCGATTGtgagttaataattaattaaataaaataattgcaatgtTGCGCAGCATGGCAGAGACTTGGCTGGATGACGTGGGAAGGTGGCAGTGGAACTGGACGGTGTTGTGCGGACATCCTGGTGGTATTAATCCGTTGAATCGCGAGACACATGACCTGGACGTCTGCTTCCAGCAGCTCTGGCTTCAGGTAACGCGATGAATCTCGTCCCGCGCCGGGTCTCCAGCCGCGGAATGAATGGATGAACGTAATCTGTCACCAGACTCTCACGAaatccatttttcaattttccagaCACCAGTATTAGCCCTGATAGCTATCACTTCTGCGTACTACTGCGGCAAGAGAAACGGCCTCTCGTCCCGGCAACAACGCGTGTACAACTCTATAAACATAAGAATCCTAATCACCATATGCCTCGCGATACTGCCTATCGTGAGAGCCTACATCATCCTGACTAACACCACTATTTCTCAGCACAACGGAGTGCAAGAGTACAGTACGCCAGTGCCGGGCGAATCACAGACTTCTCTTCGCAGCAACGCCAACTCATCCTTGTATGAGACAAACATCATAAGCAGGATACGCGACGGACTCGACAGCACTGTCAGACAGCTCGCCAAGGCAGTCCTGTCGCCGGGGGACGTTAGAGACACGACTACTGCTTCACCGTATACCGAGAATTATGAGCTGACGATCGCGGAAGTCACGAATCAATCCACTTCAGCCAAACCGGTGGACTATCTCGTGGCCGCTACCGAGGGCCTGGCATGGGTCGTGCATCTCTGCTACCTGCTGAGCCTGAAGCGTGGTCGTAATACCAATCCGCGGGGCTCGGTGCTGATACGCGCGCTGATATTCCTCCTGATTGTCGTCTCGGTGCTGCTACTACGCAGCCACGTCAATAATAGGCCGAGAGACGATGTTTTGCCGAATTTATCGCTGGGTTTCAGCATCAGCGTAGTAACTTTCCTGATACTGTATACCATAACACTGATACCGGGCCCCGGCGGTTCGGAGCGCGTGTCATCGCGAAATGTCACGGTGAGAATTTTTTCCGGCAGCTGCTGTTATCGCGGAGTCGTCTAGCGAAAAAAGCTCTTTCCTTCTAATCAAGGCGCTGGTGGCCTTGCGCTACTATTAGCTCGGAGTCTTCAAGCGCGGCGTTATCGTTTACTCGGTGCCTCATGATATCTAGAATCATCGGATTATCAAGTAAACGGAGATACCGCGGATCAACGAACACATGCGTGTGTTTGCAGGCTGGAGAACGCACCGCGTTACTGAGCAGCCCCACTTCCTCATACGTACAATTCCCGGAGGAGCAGGATCCAACCTACCTCGGGATTGCTATGGAGGACGCGAGCGTCATCTCCAAGCTCCTGTTCCACTGGGTGACGCCGTTGATGCAGAAAGGCGTCAAGGGACTGTTAAATCATTCTGATGACTTGTTCGACCTGCCCGATCAGATCAGCACCAACACGATCGGTCATACGATTGACAAACACTTGCATAAAACGGTAACGGACGATAATCcacaattattttctcgagAATGTTTAtggcaataataatatcgacAACGATGTCGCAGCCTGCGAGCAACGGAATCGAGAGCAATGCGGAAACACCCCTGCGTACGGACGTGAAAGTGATCACGAAAAAAACGACACTGTTATATCTGCTGCATCAATGTTTCGGCTGGGAATTCTACGCGGTTGGAATACTGAAATTCATCTCGGATTGCAGTGGATTTATGGGACCGATGTTACTGAACAAGTTAATCGGTTTTATCGAGGATAAAAAAGAGCCGATCTCGTATGGATACCTATACGCGTCTCTGATGATACTCAGTGCTATAATCGGTAAAAATCGTACTCGACTTCGACATTGCTTAAACATCGCAGCATAAAATACGGaagtaacaataaaattttacaggtGCGTTTTGCAATACTCACTTTACGTTCTGGATGTCCGTCGTGGGTTTGAAGATACGTACCGCAATCGTCACTTTAGTCTACCGAAAAACACTACATTCTTCTAATATCGATTTaaatcagaattttaattacggTGAAATCGTCAATTTCATGAGCACCGACAGCGATCGATTGGTCAATAGCTGTCCCAGTTTCCACACGTTTTGGAGCATACCGTTTCAGGTAATCGCACGATGACAGCATGAATCTGTATCTTCCTCGAGCAAGGAAAGCTaagcatttatattttttcagttATTCGTGACGCTGTATCTGCTGCACCAGCAAATCGGAGCCTCGTTCTTAGCTGGCGTTGCGTTTTCGATAATACTTATaccaattaataaaatcatagcGAGTAAAATCGGCAAGCTCAGCATTAAACTGATGGAATATAAAGATCAGAGAGTCAGATTAGTAGGAGAAACATTGCGTGGGATAACTACGATTAAAGTTAACGTTTGGGAGGAGCACTTCTTAAGAAACATCTTGAGTCAGTGTGCTTTaacacaaataattaataagtaagACAATTTTATACTTGAGCATATTTgttcaaatacatttttctttgtcaGAGCTAAGAGAGAGCGAAGTGAAATATCTACGCAGTAGGAAATATCTGGACGCTCTTTGCGTCTACTTCTGGGCGACCACGCCTGTGATCATTGCGATATTAACGTTCGGGACGTACGTACTGCTCGGGAATGAACTGGATGCCAAAACAGTGTTCACCAGTATGGCGTTGTTGAACATGTTAATAGGACCGTTAAACGCGTTTCCATGGGTTCTAAACGGTCTCACGGAAGCATGGGTATCTCTCAAGAGAATTCAAAGGATGATGGACGTACGTAAAGTGAAATTATGATTCGGCGTAAATTCCAATTCTCTCGCACttgaatattcaatttttacttCGTTAATTCAGCTGCCGGACATGGACTCATCGTTGTATTATACGGATATTACTCCCGACGTTGATTTATTGCTGCAAAGCGTAACGTTGACTGTGAACCGTCCAAAGAGTAACGATGCAAGTCCGAAAACCGCAATCACTCCGACCTCCAGCACCGAAATGAAGAAAAGCGTTACTttcgaggacgacgacgtttTTGCTttgcataatattaatttatccgtACAGAAGGTAAGTCTCCAAAATCTTACGACGCTTTTTTCGAATGTAAAACGAATATTCTTTTCTACAGGGACAACTAATTGGTGTTATGGGCATGATTGGCAGCGGAAAATCTCTGCTGTTAGATGGCATCTTGGCGGAAATCACGAAAACTAGCGGAATCATAGCGGTGAACGACGATCACAAAGGTTTCGGATACGTGAAGCAAAGTCCCTGGCTGCAACGCGGCACAATTCGCGAAAATATCCTGTTCGGAAAACCGTACGATCACAATAAGTACAAGTAGGTATCAAATGTTCCGAAAATGGCGCCAGTGTGCATTAAGTTTCCATATTTctaattcgatattaattaataataatttcaattcgatatttgatttattacgATACAGGAGCATCTTGAAAGCTTGCGCTCTCACGTCTGACTTAAATTCGCTACCGAACAAAGACCTGACAGCGGTTGGCGAGGCCGGGAACACCCTGAGCGGCGGTCAGAAGACGCGGATTTCCCTCGCACGCGCCGTGTACGCGGATAAAGACATCTACTTGCTGGACGACATATTAGCGACGCTGGACATCAAAGTAGCAAAACACGTTTTCCAGCACGTGATCCTCGGCTTGCTGCGAAACAAGACGAGAATACTGTGCACGCATCAGACCCAGTATTTGGTACACGCGGATCTCGTCATCGAGATGTCCAAGGGGAAGATCGTCAATCAGGGAAAACCGAGCGATGTGCTGCCCGATCTGGAAGACTACCTCCTGTCGTCCGAATCACACGAGTCGAACTTAGACGTCACGTCCGTGAAACTGGTGCCCAACGAGTTCAGTCGCTCGGAA
This genomic interval carries:
- the LOC105287620 gene encoding multidrug resistance-associated protein 7, producing the protein MAETWLDDVGRWQWNWTVLCGHPGGINPLNRETHDLDVCFQQLWLQTPVLALIAITSAYYCGKRNGLSSRQQRVYNSINIRILITICLAILPIVRAYIILTNTTISQHNGVQEYSTPVPGESQTSLRSNANSSLYETNIISRIRDGLDSTVRQLAKAVLSPGDVRDTTTASPYTENYELTIAEVTNQSTSAKPVDYLVAATEGLAWVVHLCYLLSLKRGRNTNPRGSVLIRALIFLLIVVSVLLLRSHVNNRPRDDVLPNLSLGFSISVVTFLILYTITLIPGPGGSERVSSRNVTAGERTALLSSPTSSYVQFPEEQDPTYLGIAMEDASVISKLLFHWVTPLMQKGVKGLLNHSDDLFDLPDQISTNTIGHTIDKHLHKTPASNGIESNAETPLRTDVKVITKKTTLLYLLHQCFGWEFYAVGILKFISDCSGFMGPMLLNKLIGFIEDKKEPISYGYLYASLMILSAIIGAFCNTHFTFWMSVVGLKIRTAIVTLVYRKTLHSSNIDLNQNFNYGEIVNFMSTDSDRLVNSCPSFHTFWSIPFQLFVTLYLLHQQIGASFLAGVAFSIILIPINKIIASKIGKLSIKLMEYKDQRVRLVGETLRGITTIKVNVWEEHFLRNILKLRESEVKYLRSRKYLDALCVYFWATTPVIIAILTFGTYVLLGNELDAKTVFTSMALLNMLIGPLNAFPWVLNGLTEAWVSLKRIQRMMDLPDMDSSLYYTDITPDVDLLLQSVTLTVNRPKSNDASPKTAITPTSSTEMKKSVTFEDDDVFALHNINLSVQKGQLIGVMGMIGSGKSLLLDGILAEITKTSGIIAVNDDHKGFGYVKQSPWLQRGTIRENILFGKPYDHNKYKSILKACALTSDLNSLPNKDLTAVGEAGNTLSGGQKTRISLARAVYADKDIYLLDDILATLDIKVAKHVFQHVILGLLRNKTRILCTHQTQYLVHADLVIEMSKGKIVNQGKPSDVLPDLEDYLLSSESHESNLDVTSVKLVPNEFSRSETNEMDPLLDKEATEKGTVQLSVYTCYVNTVGRYLAISILLAMILMQSSRNITDLWLSFWVTHANATANSTDMSGLGRLQFYDNNSGPRDTKYYLTIYSLLAVLNSVFTLIRAFIFAYGGVQAAIMMHKQLLRIIMRAKTIFFDTQPLGRIINRFSSDVYTIDDSLPFIANILLANLFGLIASVIVTAYGLPWIFLVLAPLVPIYHWIQNHYRLTSREVKRLSSITLSPLYAHFSETLSGLTSIRAFRTVPRFQQENELLLEASQKTQFSSIAASQWLALRLQFIGVTLLAGVSIMAVLQHQYNIADPGLIGLAITYALSVTGLLSGVVNSFTETEREMIAVERVKQYLDNVPTENAMGDNPPYAWPSQGVVEFKEVVLKYRDHLVPSLKDVTFMTRPAEKIGVVGRTGAGKSSLLASLFRLTEISSGSILIDNVNVQMLQMKALRSRMAIIPQNPFLFSGTIRENVDPLNQYTDMHIYKALEKCKVHSLVYRLGGLGAVLDEGGSNLSAGQRQLFCLVRAVLHNAKVVCIDEATANVDQETDKFIQATIKSSFQSATVITIAHRIRTIMHCDRVLVMGDGEVLEFDEPNLLIQNADSYFYHLASQEFSEQE